One genomic segment of Streptomyces niveus includes these proteins:
- a CDS encoding FadR/GntR family transcriptional regulator, with amino-acid sequence MSDALRPMTRPRLYEQVLDRLRHHVAEGDLRAGDRLPPERELAGRLGVSRASVKQAIVVLEVQGLVEVRHGGGTYLVRDSLDAEPVERLVERKRRLPDVLEAREALETKLAELAAERRTADDLTAMREALDHMADEIEAGGPGVEGDRLFHAAVTAAAHSGLLAEFMRSIAEQITESRNESLRQPGRPHRSLTQHRAILEAIEGQLGKAAATAMRRHVRTVAKVRLLDWNPGDDV; translated from the coding sequence GTGTCCGACGCACTGCGGCCGATGACCCGGCCACGACTGTACGAACAGGTCCTCGACAGGCTCCGTCACCATGTGGCGGAAGGCGATCTGCGGGCCGGCGACCGACTGCCGCCCGAGCGTGAACTCGCGGGGCGCCTCGGCGTCAGCCGCGCGTCGGTGAAGCAGGCGATCGTCGTCCTCGAAGTGCAGGGACTGGTCGAGGTACGGCACGGCGGCGGTACGTATCTCGTCCGCGACAGCCTCGACGCCGAACCGGTCGAACGGCTCGTGGAACGTAAGCGCCGGCTGCCCGACGTCCTTGAGGCGCGCGAGGCGCTGGAGACCAAACTCGCCGAACTGGCCGCGGAGCGACGTACCGCCGACGATTTGACCGCCATGCGGGAAGCGCTCGACCACATGGCCGACGAGATCGAGGCGGGCGGTCCCGGCGTGGAGGGCGACCGGCTCTTCCACGCCGCGGTGACAGCGGCTGCCCACAGCGGTCTGCTGGCCGAGTTCATGCGCTCCATCGCCGAGCAGATCACCGAGAGCCGCAACGAGTCGCTGCGCCAGCCGGGCCGCCCCCACCGCTCACTCACCCAGCACCGGGCGATCCTCGAAGCGATCGAGGGACAGCTCGGCAAGGCGGCGGCGACGGCGATGCGCCGTCATGTGCGCACGGTGGCGAAGGTTCGTCTGCTGGACTGGAATCCGGGGGACGACGTCTGA
- a CDS encoding fibronectin type III domain-containing protein — protein MPLRLRATVAAALTVLTLAGCSPSPEERREPETSARLAATLDSPIDITLRWKDDEPGVAGRTVEFATEKAGPYTVLEFMPPGRTTYRHPDLMPETPFYYRLRPYFGPASSAVEVSLPAGEPSEKELTDNQEWMTPRTVKSPKVRTAPLTARGAGGADVNAAAAPTDFEPTVKHATGIHFTWTDRAADEDGYLLEVRQAGSEGYRPVALLDADINSFGLITLPEEKRASYRVRAFVYGEQSNVVHLTTGPDPGPRRRP, from the coding sequence GTGCCTCTTCGACTCCGCGCCACCGTCGCCGCCGCCCTCACCGTCCTGACGCTGGCGGGCTGTTCCCCGTCGCCGGAGGAGCGGAGGGAGCCGGAGACCTCGGCGCGGCTCGCGGCGACGCTCGACTCCCCCATCGACATCACACTGCGCTGGAAGGACGACGAGCCCGGGGTGGCGGGGCGGACGGTGGAGTTCGCGACGGAGAAGGCGGGCCCGTACACGGTGCTGGAGTTCATGCCGCCGGGCCGTACGACGTACCGGCATCCGGATCTGATGCCCGAGACGCCCTTCTACTACCGGCTTCGCCCCTACTTCGGCCCGGCGTCCTCGGCGGTCGAGGTGTCCCTGCCGGCGGGTGAGCCCTCGGAGAAGGAACTGACCGACAACCAGGAGTGGATGACTCCTCGCACGGTCAAAAGTCCCAAGGTGCGGACAGCGCCGCTGACGGCACGGGGCGCGGGCGGCGCCGACGTGAACGCGGCAGCCGCCCCCACGGACTTCGAACCGACCGTCAAGCACGCGACGGGTATCCACTTCACCTGGACGGACCGCGCCGCCGACGAGGACGGTTACCTGCTGGAAGTACGACAGGCCGGCAGCGAGGGCTACCGGCCTGTGGCACTACTGGATGCGGACATCAACTCGTTCGGACTGATCACCCTGCCCGAGGAGAAGCGGGCGTCGTACCGCGTACGCGCCTTCGTCTACGGCGAGCAGTCCAACGTCGTTCATCTCACGACAGGTCCGGATCCCGGACCTAGGCGTCGACCTTGA
- a CDS encoding acyl-CoA synthetase: MSPLFPALAAGSTRPALQFGDQALSHAELATVAGALAARIAGAPRVAVWATPTLGTAVGVVAALLAGVPVVPVNPKTGERELTHIVTDSSPALVLAEHGVELPPILAGVPRLDTDVHHITDATGVPGEAGVPGATGVLGEAGPAAPLPAEPSPEAPALIVYTSGTTGPPKGVVLPRRAVAATLDALEDAWQWTEADVLVHALPLFHVHGLILGILGPLRRGGSVRHLGRFGTDGVARELSSGATMLFGVPTMYHRIAEALAGDPALAKALTGARLLVSGSAALPVHDHERIAAATGRRVIERYGMTETLMNTSVRADGEPRAGTVGVPLAGVELRLVDETGAAIAAYDGETVGEIQVRGPNLFTEYLNRPDATAAAFDDGWFRTGDMAIRDPDGYVRIVGRKATDLIKSGGYKIGAGEIENVLLEHPGVREAAVTGEPDEDLGERIVAWIVPAQADAPPSVEELAAHVGAQLASHKRPRTVRYLEALPRNDMGKIMKRALRG; the protein is encoded by the coding sequence GTGTCCCCTCTCTTCCCGGCCCTCGCCGCGGGTTCCACCCGGCCCGCACTCCAATTCGGCGACCAGGCACTGAGCCACGCCGAACTGGCCACGGTGGCGGGCGCCCTGGCCGCCCGGATCGCCGGTGCGCCACGGGTCGCCGTCTGGGCCACACCCACGCTCGGTACGGCCGTGGGCGTGGTGGCCGCGCTGCTGGCGGGCGTGCCCGTCGTGCCGGTGAACCCCAAGACCGGGGAACGGGAGCTGACCCACATCGTGACGGACAGTTCACCGGCCCTCGTGCTCGCCGAACACGGGGTCGAACTGCCGCCCATCCTGGCCGGGGTGCCGCGTCTGGACACCGACGTCCACCACATCACCGACGCCACCGGTGTCCCGGGCGAGGCCGGTGTCCCCGGCGCCACCGGTGTCCTGGGCGAGGCCGGTCCCGCCGCCCCGCTGCCGGCCGAGCCCTCCCCGGAAGCACCCGCGCTGATCGTCTACACCTCGGGCACCACCGGACCCCCCAAGGGTGTCGTCCTGCCCCGCCGAGCCGTCGCCGCCACGCTCGACGCGCTGGAGGACGCCTGGCAGTGGACCGAGGCCGACGTCCTCGTCCACGCGCTGCCGCTGTTCCACGTCCACGGGCTGATCCTCGGCATCCTCGGCCCGCTGCGCCGCGGCGGCTCGGTGCGCCACCTCGGCAGGTTCGGCACGGACGGCGTCGCACGCGAGCTGTCCTCCGGAGCCACGATGCTCTTCGGCGTACCGACGATGTACCACCGCATCGCCGAGGCGCTCGCCGGCGATCCCGCCCTCGCGAAGGCGCTCACCGGCGCGCGTCTGCTGGTGTCCGGATCGGCCGCGCTGCCCGTCCACGACCACGAGCGCATCGCGGCGGCCACCGGACGCCGCGTCATCGAGCGGTACGGCATGACCGAGACGCTGATGAACACCAGCGTGCGCGCGGACGGCGAACCGCGCGCCGGCACCGTCGGCGTACCGCTGGCCGGGGTGGAACTGCGGCTCGTCGACGAGACGGGCGCCGCGATCGCCGCGTACGACGGCGAGACCGTCGGCGAGATCCAGGTGCGCGGCCCGAACCTCTTCACCGAGTATCTGAACCGCCCCGACGCGACCGCGGCCGCCTTCGACGACGGCTGGTTCCGCACGGGCGACATGGCGATCCGCGACCCCGACGGCTACGTCCGCATCGTCGGCCGCAAGGCCACCGACCTGATCAAGAGCGGCGGTTACAAGATCGGCGCCGGTGAGATCGAGAACGTGCTCCTGGAGCATCCCGGGGTACGTGAGGCGGCCGTCACCGGGGAGCCCGACGAGGACCTGGGGGAGCGGATCGTCGCCTGGATCGTCCCCGCGCAGGCCGACGCCCCGCCCTCGGTGGAGGAGTTGGCGGCGCACGTCGGGGCTCAGCTCGCCTCGCACAAGAGGCCGCGCACGGTGCGGTATCTGGAGGCGCTGCCCCGCAACGACATGGGCAAGATCATGAAGCGGGCCCTCCGTGGCTGA
- a CDS encoding fatty acid desaturase family protein yields the protein MSVNTAGTVEDSAVLEPGADLAGEAAEQACKETGSDFARLSKKIVAAGLMRRRPWYYTLRIGVITGLFAAGWVAFALVGDSWWTLVVAVFLAVVFGQVALVAHDVGHRQVFRLRKASVRAGKIAGNLAIGMGYGWWQDKHSRHHANPNHEELDPDVIPDILVWTQGQARAAKGLPRFIGRSQAFLFFPLLTLEGFNLHVAGVRALANRSLKQRTSEGILLFTHFALYLGALFVVLPPGKAIAFLAVHQCLFGLYLGSIFAPNHKGMPTLSGNDRPDFLRRQVLTSRNVRGGWFTDIALGGLNYQIEHHLFPNMPSPQLREAQPIVRQHCEELGISYLETSLITSYSQALRSLHDAGAPIRESAATKADVETETETKADVKVDA from the coding sequence TACCGTGGAGGATTCCGCGGTACTGGAACCAGGTGCCGATCTCGCGGGTGAGGCCGCGGAACAGGCGTGCAAGGAGACGGGCAGCGATTTCGCGCGACTCTCCAAGAAGATCGTCGCCGCCGGTCTGATGCGGCGCCGGCCCTGGTACTACACCTTGCGGATCGGCGTCATCACCGGCCTCTTCGCCGCCGGTTGGGTCGCCTTCGCGCTCGTCGGCGACAGCTGGTGGACGCTCGTCGTCGCCGTATTCCTCGCCGTGGTGTTCGGCCAAGTCGCGCTCGTCGCACACGATGTGGGCCACCGTCAGGTGTTCCGGCTGCGCAAGGCCAGTGTGCGCGCCGGAAAGATCGCCGGAAACCTCGCTATCGGCATGGGTTACGGATGGTGGCAGGACAAGCACTCCAGGCACCACGCCAACCCGAACCACGAGGAGTTGGACCCGGACGTCATTCCCGACATCCTCGTCTGGACCCAGGGGCAGGCCAGGGCCGCCAAGGGGCTTCCCCGTTTCATCGGCCGCTCGCAGGCATTCCTGTTCTTCCCCCTGCTCACGCTGGAGGGCTTCAACCTGCATGTCGCCGGTGTGCGCGCGCTGGCCAACCGCTCGCTGAAGCAGCGGACTTCGGAGGGCATCCTGCTCTTCACGCACTTCGCCCTCTATCTCGGCGCGCTGTTCGTGGTGCTGCCGCCCGGCAAGGCCATCGCCTTCCTCGCCGTCCACCAGTGCCTGTTCGGTCTCTACCTGGGCTCGATCTTCGCGCCCAACCACAAGGGAATGCCCACCCTGTCCGGCAACGACCGGCCGGACTTCCTGCGGCGTCAGGTGCTCACCTCCCGCAATGTGCGCGGCGGCTGGTTCACCGACATCGCGCTCGGCGGGCTCAACTACCAGATCGAGCACCACCTCTTCCCGAACATGCCGTCGCCGCAGCTGCGCGAGGCGCAGCCGATCGTCCGGCAGCACTGCGAGGAGCTGGGCATCAGCTATCTGGAGACCAGCCTGATCACCTCGTACAGCCAGGCCCTGCGGAGCCTGCACGACGCGGGCGCCCCGATCAGGGAGTCGGCTGCCACCAAGGCGGACGTCGAGACCGAGACCGAGACCAAGGCGGACGTCAAGGTCGACGCCTAG
- a CDS encoding carboxyl transferase domain-containing protein, with amino-acid sequence MAERMSARQALASLTGATPQGAPVGFTELPVPKDTSAPDGPLGWRGYDESRARAATRTGEGESVVCGTARVGDTEAVLIAFEFGFLGGSLGERTGDRLEAAYTHARERRLPVVSLIATGGSRMQEGMLALLQLQRVARQSALTRAAGLPQIAVVRDPTAGGGWATLGAGADVILALPGAQIGFAGSRVRPPDADPYAYTAEAQLTAGHIDAVVRQEDLRGAVGRWLALLTDGATGPGAAPVAAAEPPAGLGHAAPPATGWEAVSLARDPRRPRAEAYLAAYFTGRESISGDRSGGTDPGMLCGFGVREGRTVAYAAQCGTATLPAGYRTAARLIRLADRLGLPVLTLVDTPGAANDAEAERSGAGGAIADLFAAVATARVPVTTLLIGEGGSGGALALAAPGNTWATPDSYFSVIAPELATAILKRAPEETRATADELKLRPQDLLSLGVIRGIVPPAGK; translated from the coding sequence GTGGCTGAGCGGATGAGCGCGCGACAGGCGCTCGCCTCCCTCACCGGAGCGACCCCGCAGGGCGCTCCCGTCGGCTTCACCGAACTGCCCGTGCCCAAGGACACCTCCGCCCCGGACGGGCCCCTGGGCTGGCGGGGATACGACGAGTCCCGCGCCCGCGCGGCCACGCGTACCGGCGAGGGCGAGTCGGTCGTCTGCGGCACCGCACGCGTCGGTGACACCGAAGCGGTCCTGATCGCCTTCGAGTTCGGCTTCCTCGGCGGATCGCTGGGGGAGCGCACCGGGGACCGGCTGGAGGCCGCGTACACCCATGCCCGCGAACGGCGGCTGCCCGTCGTCTCGTTGATCGCCACCGGCGGCAGCCGTATGCAGGAGGGCATGCTCGCGCTGCTCCAACTCCAGCGCGTGGCCCGGCAGTCGGCCCTGACCAGGGCGGCGGGTCTGCCCCAGATCGCGGTGGTGCGCGACCCGACGGCCGGTGGCGGCTGGGCCACCCTCGGCGCCGGCGCCGATGTGATCCTGGCCCTGCCGGGCGCCCAGATCGGGTTCGCGGGTTCGCGGGTACGGCCGCCGGACGCCGACCCGTACGCGTACACCGCCGAGGCGCAGCTGACGGCCGGTCATATCGACGCGGTGGTACGGCAGGAGGACCTGCGGGGCGCCGTCGGCCGCTGGCTGGCGCTGCTGACGGACGGCGCCACCGGACCCGGGGCCGCTCCGGTGGCGGCCGCCGAGCCCCCGGCCGGACTCGGTCACGCCGCACCGCCCGCCACCGGCTGGGAGGCGGTGAGTCTGGCCCGCGATCCCCGACGCCCCCGCGCCGAGGCGTACCTGGCCGCGTACTTCACCGGCCGGGAGTCCATCAGCGGCGACCGCAGCGGTGGCACCGACCCCGGAATGCTGTGCGGGTTCGGCGTACGCGAAGGCCGTACGGTCGCCTACGCCGCCCAGTGCGGCACCGCGACCCTCCCGGCCGGCTACCGCACCGCGGCCAGGCTGATCCGGCTCGCGGACCGGCTGGGACTGCCCGTCCTCACGCTCGTCGACACACCCGGCGCCGCCAACGACGCCGAGGCGGAGCGTTCCGGAGCGGGCGGCGCGATCGCGGATCTGTTCGCCGCCGTGGCCACCGCCCGCGTACCCGTCACCACCCTGCTGATCGGCGAGGGCGGTTCCGGCGGCGCCCTGGCGCTGGCGGCGCCGGGCAACACATGGGCCACGCCGGACAGTTACTTCTCCGTCATCGCGCCGGAACTGGCGACGGCCATCCTCAAGCGGGCCCCCGAGGAGACCCGCGCGACGGCCGACGAATTGAAGCTGCGCCCCCAGGACCTGCTGTCGCTGGGGGTGATCCGGGGAATCGTCCCACCGGCGGGGAAATGA
- a CDS encoding histidine phosphatase family protein: MGELILIRHGETEWSLSGQHTSHTDLPLTAHGENQARALVPLLADRRIGVTLVSPLARARRTAELAGLRSTRINPDLHEWNYGGYEGVTTEEIRRTHPDWNLWTDGTTPGPGDHPGESPSDVSDRADRVLTEVRAAAERAGDEDIALVAHSHFLRVLTARYLGLTATEGALFQLETGTVSRLGTEHGNPVITAWNLALPETLLRTVQDLPNSA, from the coding sequence ATGGGCGAGTTGATCCTCATCAGACACGGCGAGACCGAGTGGTCGCTGTCCGGGCAGCACACCAGCCACACGGATCTGCCACTGACCGCCCACGGTGAGAACCAGGCGCGCGCCCTGGTCCCCCTGCTGGCCGACCGGCGGATCGGCGTGACCCTGGTCAGCCCCCTGGCACGGGCCCGGCGCACCGCCGAACTCGCCGGGCTGCGGTCCACCCGCATCAACCCCGATCTGCACGAATGGAACTACGGCGGCTACGAGGGCGTGACCACCGAGGAGATCCGCCGCACGCACCCGGACTGGAACCTCTGGACGGACGGGACCACGCCGGGACCCGGCGACCACCCGGGCGAGAGTCCGTCGGACGTCAGCGACCGCGCCGACCGGGTGCTCACCGAGGTCCGCGCCGCCGCCGAGCGTGCGGGCGACGAGGACATCGCACTCGTGGCCCACTCGCACTTCCTGCGGGTGCTCACCGCTCGCTATCTGGGGCTCACCGCGACCGAGGGCGCGCTGTTCCAACTGGAGACCGGAACGGTGTCCAGGCTCGGCACGGAACACGGCAACCCGGTCATCACCGCATGGAATCTGGCGCTCCCCGAGACTCTGCTGCGCACCGTCCAGGACCTGCCGAACAGCGCCTGA
- a CDS encoding nuclear transport factor 2 family protein, producing the protein MDRELAEFGRRWAKAELHGDIDMLDRLLAEDFRGVGPRGFILDKARWLERYASGDLIHDSFDWKEVEVRRHGDAAVAIGVQCQQSIVDGRDADGRFRATQFLAKGGEGAGDGNGAGDGWRLVGIHLSAMSEPLP; encoded by the coding sequence ATGGACAGGGAGCTGGCCGAGTTCGGCCGACGGTGGGCGAAGGCCGAACTGCACGGTGACATCGACATGTTGGACCGGCTGCTCGCGGAGGACTTCCGCGGGGTCGGTCCGCGCGGATTCATCCTCGACAAGGCGCGCTGGCTGGAGCGGTACGCCTCGGGCGACCTCATCCATGACTCGTTCGACTGGAAGGAGGTCGAGGTGCGCCGGCACGGCGACGCCGCGGTGGCCATCGGGGTGCAGTGTCAGCAGAGCATCGTCGACGGCAGGGACGCCGACGGACGCTTCCGCGCGACCCAGTTCCTGGCGAAGGGCGGAGAGGGGGCCGGGGACGGGAACGGGGCCGGGGACGGGTGGCGGCTCGTCGGTATCCATCTGAGCGCCATGTCCGAGCCGCTGCCCTGA
- a CDS encoding UDP-N-acetylmuramoyl-L-alanyl-D-glutamate--2,6-diaminopimelate ligase, which yields MKLSELLVGHDHEILQGDPGTVITAGTCFDAHRVSPGSLFIAVPGHREGGPESVGPAIARGAVAVLVDGATADLPAAAWMSDPAVCVVRVPDTRTAAAVVASRYHGDPGLAMDMVAITGTNGKTSVSYMVESVLRIAEQAVVGVIGTAGSRIGDELIPMPRSVLTTPESPDFQYLLGVMRDRDVSTVVLEATSMGLLTHRVDHSYIDVGIFTNLTQDHLDDHGTMANYRDAKLRLFKGLCRRAVVNVDDAVGAGIGALMPGAVTTYALDTDADYRATDLTMDAFGTRFTLHHAGRKYPAAIPVPGRFSVANALATVAACHLLGHDLRGLVAALDTMPPVPGRFERFETPRGTSVIVDYAHSPDSLDKVLSTIRDFATGQVITVFGCGGDRDITKRAEMGEIAGTHSDLCVLTSDNPRHEDPEAILDQITPGIAATGTRFERYADRRAAIEFALSAAGERDIVLIAGKGSEPYQTVGDTLIPFSDMATVRELAAVQG from the coding sequence GTGAAGCTGAGCGAATTGCTCGTCGGGCACGACCACGAGATTCTGCAGGGCGACCCCGGTACGGTCATCACCGCCGGAACCTGCTTCGACGCCCACCGGGTGTCACCCGGCTCCCTGTTCATCGCGGTTCCCGGCCACCGCGAGGGCGGCCCCGAATCCGTCGGCCCCGCCATCGCGCGCGGCGCCGTCGCCGTGCTCGTCGACGGGGCGACGGCCGATCTGCCGGCCGCGGCATGGATGTCCGACCCGGCCGTCTGCGTCGTACGGGTCCCGGACACCCGTACCGCGGCCGCCGTCGTCGCCTCCCGCTACCACGGCGATCCCGGCCTCGCGATGGACATGGTCGCCATCACCGGTACCAACGGCAAGACCTCCGTCTCGTACATGGTCGAGTCCGTGCTGCGGATCGCCGAGCAGGCCGTCGTCGGTGTCATCGGCACGGCCGGCAGCCGTATCGGGGACGAACTGATCCCCATGCCCCGCTCGGTTCTCACCACTCCGGAGTCCCCCGACTTCCAGTACCTGCTCGGTGTCATGCGAGACCGCGACGTCAGCACCGTGGTCCTGGAGGCCACATCCATGGGGCTGTTGACGCACCGCGTCGACCACTCGTACATCGACGTCGGCATCTTTACCAACCTCACCCAGGACCACCTGGACGACCACGGCACGATGGCGAACTACCGGGACGCCAAACTCCGGCTGTTCAAGGGGCTCTGCCGGCGGGCCGTGGTGAACGTGGACGACGCGGTGGGCGCTGGGATCGGTGCGCTCATGCCGGGCGCGGTGACCACGTACGCCCTGGACACCGACGCCGACTACCGGGCGACCGACCTCACGATGGACGCCTTCGGTACGCGCTTCACCCTGCACCACGCGGGGCGCAAGTACCCTGCGGCGATTCCCGTACCCGGCCGGTTCTCCGTCGCCAACGCGCTCGCCACCGTCGCCGCCTGCCATCTCCTCGGGCACGACCTGCGCGGGCTGGTCGCGGCGCTCGACACGATGCCGCCGGTCCCCGGGCGCTTCGAGCGCTTCGAGACCCCACGCGGCACTTCCGTCATCGTGGACTACGCGCACTCCCCGGACTCGCTCGACAAGGTGCTGAGCACCATCCGCGACTTCGCCACCGGGCAGGTCATCACCGTGTTCGGCTGCGGCGGCGACCGTGACATCACCAAGCGCGCGGAGATGGGCGAGATCGCGGGCACCCACTCCGACCTGTGCGTGCTGACCTCCGACAACCCCCGCCACGAGGACCCCGAGGCGATCCTCGATCAGATCACGCCCGGGATCGCGGCCACCGGCACCCGCTTCGAGCGATACGCCGACCGCCGCGCCGCCATCGAGTTCGCACTGTCCGCTGCGGGCGAGAGGGACATCGTCCTGATCGCGGGCAAGGGGAGCGAGCCGTACCAGACCGTCGGCGACACGCTGATCCCGTTCAGCGACATGGCGACCGTGCGCGAACTGGCTGCCGTACAGGGCTGA
- a CDS encoding SLC13 family permease translates to MSAELISILVLVVVFVIATTRSINMGALAFAAAFGVGELVADLDADGIFAGFPGDLFVVLVGVTYLFAIARANGTTDWLVHAAIRLVRGRIVLIPWVMFAITGALTAIGAVSPAAVAIVAPIALSFAARYGISPLLMGALVVHGAQAGGFSPISIYGSIVNGVVERENLPGNELVLFFASLVVNLIIASVVFVLFGGLKLKGRDLATEGKDGEARNGGAKDGDNALAADAAHLTPARIATLTALAALVVAVLVLDLDAGLSAITLAVVLSAFWPDASRKAVSEVAWPTVLLICGVLTYVGVLEEMGTIDYAGNAVGDIGVPLLAAVLLCYIAAIISAFASSVGIMGALIPLAVPFLAQGEIGAVGMIAALAVSATVVDVSPFSTNGALVLAAAPDVDRERFFRQLMVYGGIVVAAVPAAVWLVLVVPGFG, encoded by the coding sequence ATGTCCGCCGAACTGATCTCGATCCTTGTACTCGTGGTCGTCTTCGTGATCGCCACGACCCGCTCGATCAACATGGGTGCGCTCGCCTTCGCCGCCGCGTTCGGGGTCGGCGAACTCGTCGCCGACCTGGACGCGGACGGTATCTTCGCCGGATTCCCCGGTGACCTGTTCGTCGTGCTCGTCGGCGTCACCTACCTCTTCGCCATCGCACGGGCCAACGGCACCACGGACTGGCTGGTGCATGCCGCGATCCGGCTCGTACGCGGTCGAATAGTGCTGATCCCCTGGGTGATGTTCGCGATCACCGGGGCACTGACCGCGATCGGCGCCGTCAGCCCGGCGGCCGTCGCGATCGTCGCGCCCATCGCGCTGAGTTTCGCCGCGCGGTACGGGATCAGCCCCCTGCTGATGGGCGCGCTCGTCGTGCACGGCGCGCAGGCCGGCGGCTTCTCACCGATCAGCATCTACGGCTCGATCGTCAACGGGGTGGTGGAACGCGAGAACCTGCCCGGCAACGAACTCGTACTCTTCTTCGCCTCGCTCGTCGTCAACCTGATCATCGCGAGTGTCGTGTTCGTCCTGTTCGGCGGACTGAAACTGAAGGGCCGTGACCTTGCCACCGAGGGCAAGGACGGGGAAGCGAGGAACGGAGGGGCCAAGGACGGTGACAACGCCCTGGCGGCCGACGCCGCGCACCTCACCCCCGCCCGTATCGCCACCCTGACCGCCCTCGCGGCACTCGTCGTCGCCGTCCTCGTCCTCGACCTCGACGCCGGACTCTCCGCCATCACCCTCGCCGTCGTCCTCAGTGCCTTCTGGCCGGACGCGAGCCGCAAGGCCGTCAGCGAGGTCGCCTGGCCGACCGTGCTGCTCATCTGCGGTGTCCTCACCTACGTCGGCGTCCTGGAAGAGATGGGCACCATCGACTACGCGGGCAACGCCGTCGGCGACATCGGCGTCCCCCTGCTCGCCGCCGTCCTGCTCTGCTACATCGCCGCGATCATCTCCGCCTTCGCGTCCTCCGTCGGCATCATGGGCGCGCTCATCCCGCTCGCCGTGCCCTTCCTCGCCCAGGGCGAGATCGGGGCGGTCGGCATGATCGCCGCCCTCGCCGTCTCGGCGACCGTCGTGGACGTCAGCCCCTTCTCCACCAACGGCGCCCTCGTCCTGGCCGCCGCCCCCGACGTCGACCGGGAGCGTTTCTTCCGGCAGTTGATGGTGTACGGAGGCATCGTGGTGGCAGCGGTACCCGCGGCCGTGTGGCTCGTACTGGTGGTGCCAGGCTTCGGATGA
- a CDS encoding DUF2510 domain-containing protein has protein sequence MTQTTPPGWYPDPGHEGEGPTQERWWDGSAWTDMVRADSATTWSAPSGPGAPVGPGAPGMPPYPAAPPPGAGGRGRRIALAVTAAVVVLAVVGGFLLLQEDGDSSAERASSTPSTAPGKPGQERPAPGQSQPPGGPDAPDGGGGGGEDGGPQQEIPTEDGFATDLASGISIPVPDGWSGQSGPVGAGVSTGEHPCPGNPDESCVRGGVNSVPAIALEIKATTAKAAAEADIKKNAEESYGGESYGEISSHEELKSEAVTVAGKKGYLVRWKVVTGKGDDGYVQSLAFPSPAPGAQNMLIIVRSGFDINDKAPKLPVMDEITGGIKVAAGGGGAGAGEKV, from the coding sequence GTGACGCAGACGACTCCGCCCGGCTGGTATCCGGACCCAGGACATGAAGGTGAAGGCCCGACTCAGGAACGGTGGTGGGACGGTTCGGCCTGGACCGACATGGTCCGCGCAGACTCGGCGACGACCTGGAGCGCGCCTTCCGGCCCCGGCGCACCCGTCGGCCCAGGCGCGCCGGGCATGCCGCCCTACCCGGCGGCGCCGCCACCGGGCGCCGGCGGGCGCGGCCGGCGGATCGCCCTCGCGGTCACCGCGGCCGTGGTGGTACTGGCCGTCGTCGGAGGCTTTCTCCTCCTCCAGGAAGACGGCGACAGCTCGGCGGAGAGAGCGAGTTCGACGCCGTCGACCGCACCCGGCAAGCCGGGTCAGGAGCGACCGGCACCGGGTCAATCGCAGCCGCCCGGCGGCCCCGACGCGCCCGACGGAGGCGGCGGCGGTGGCGAGGACGGCGGCCCCCAGCAGGAGATCCCGACCGAGGACGGCTTCGCCACCGACCTGGCCAGCGGCATCAGCATCCCGGTGCCGGACGGCTGGAGCGGCCAATCGGGCCCCGTCGGCGCCGGAGTGAGCACCGGTGAGCACCCGTGCCCGGGCAACCCGGACGAGTCCTGCGTACGCGGCGGGGTGAACTCCGTCCCGGCGATCGCGCTGGAGATCAAGGCCACCACCGCCAAGGCGGCGGCCGAGGCCGACATCAAGAAGAACGCGGAGGAGTCCTACGGTGGCGAGAGCTACGGAGAGATCTCCTCGCACGAGGAGCTGAAGTCCGAGGCGGTGACCGTCGCCGGCAAGAAGGGCTATCTCGTGCGGTGGAAGGTCGTCACCGGCAAGGGCGACGACGGGTACGTACAGTCGCTCGCCTTCCCGTCACCCGCCCCCGGCGCACAGAACATGCTGATCATCGTGCGCTCCGGCTTCGACATCAACGACAAGGCGCCCAAGCTGCCCGTGATGGACGAGATCACCGGCGGCATCAAGGTCGCGGCGGGCGGTGGCGGCGCCGGCGCGGGCGAGAAGGTCTGA